The window CGTCCACGACGATGAGCGAGACGTGGATGCCCGCGGGCCAGAGGCTGCGCGCGGTGGACTCGGCGAGGCTGCGCTGGGCGGCCTTCGCCGCGGCGAAGGCAGCGCTCTTCGGGCCCCCACGCTTCGAGGCCGTGGCGCCGATGAAGACGATGCTGCCGCGGCCGCGGCGCTTCATCCCGGGGATGACGCGCTGGCAGGCGACGAGCGGCCCGAGCGCGTTGATGCGCCAGGCGCTCTCGAAGTCCGCGGGGCTCACCTCCTCCACGCTGCCCCACACGCCCGAGCCCGCGTTGAGCACCAGCACCTCCACCTCGCCGAGCTCGCGCTCGATGGACGCGAAGGTGCTCTCGAGCGCCGCCGGGTCGCTCGCGTCGCAGGCGTAGGCGCGCGCGTGCGGCAGCTCCTTCGCGAGTGCCTGCGAGAAGTCCGTGCTGCGCGCGAGCAGCGCGACCGCGTGGCCCTCCTTCGCGAAGCGCCGCGCGAGCGCTGCGCCGTTGCCCGGACCCACGCCCACCACCACACAGACCGGCCTGTCGTTCGCCATGGCGACTCTCCCTGCGAGGAGCTCGCGCCACTGCTACCGGCCTCGCCTCCGGGCAGCAAGCCGAAGTGCGCCACTCAGTCCAGCCACCCGCGCCAGGAGGCCCAGAAGCGGTCGCCGTAGTGGCGCGCGAGGAGGCCCGCGGCGAGGCCCTGGACGAGCGCCCCGAGCAGCACCAGGCCGAGCGAGGGCGTCTCCAGCTGCAGCGCGCCTACGACGCCGCCCAGTGCGCCCGCGACGAAGCCGCACGCGAAGCGCACCCGCAGCTCGTACGCGTTCGGGGTGACGCTGTCGTTGCGCAGGGCCATGGGTGCCGTCCCTAGAGCCCCAGGCCCAGGTGCAGGGCGAGCCTTACCACGCCGCACACCGCGAGCAGCGCCACCGGGTTCACCGTCTCGAAGCGGATGAGCGTCATCGCCGTCACGGCGGCGAGCGAGAGCCCCACGCCCGTCTTCATCGTCTGCCCCAGCGTGAGGGCCGCGGCGAGCATCAGCCCCACCACGGCCGGGGTGAGGCCGCGCAGCGCCGCGCGCACCCAGCGCCGCGAGCGCACGCGGGTGAGCCACGCGGAGAGCGCCACCACCAGCAGGAAGGGCGGGGTGAGGATGGCGAGCGTGGCCACCAGCGCGCCGGCGAGCCCCTCCTTCACGTAGCCGAGGAAGGTGGCCATCAGCAGCACGGGGCCGGGAGTGAGCTTGCCCACGGCCACCGCGTCCGCGAACTGCCGCTCGGTGATGAGCGCGGTGTCCACCAGCTCGCGGTGCAGTGCCGGGATGATGGCGAAGCCGCCGCCGTACGCGCCCAGCCCGATGCGAAAGAAGATGACCGCCATCGGCAGCAGCACCATCAGCGCGCCGGGCAGCAGGCTGCCCGCGGGCAAGAGCCACAGCATCCCGGGAGGGCGCGGTGGCGAGGCTGGCTCCCGGGGCGCCGCGCTCTCGGCGCTCTCGGGGCCGGCGGCGTGCTGCAGGGTGCCGCCCTCGTCCGGCAGGCCCACCTGGGGCGCGGGCTGGAAGCGCTTGCGCCCGAAGCGCAGGAGCCGCGCGCGCTCGATGCCCAGGTCCCAGCCCAGCCCTCCGGCGATGCCGAGGAAGGCCACCTCCAGCGGGCCTGCCTGGCCCACCAGGGTGAGCAGCAGCGCGAGCGCGACCACGCCCATCTGCCACAGCCGCACCACGCTGGTGCGCGCCATCTTCACCGTGATGGCGCCGATGACGCCCACCACCGCGGCGTTGAGCCCGGCGAGGAAGGCGTCCGCGTGCGGCAGGGCGCCGAAGTGCACGTACGCCCACGCGAGCAGCCCGATGCTCAGCGCCCCCGGCAGCACGAAGCCCCCGTACGTCACCGCCGCGCCGCGCACCCCGTGGAAGCGCAGGCCCACCTGGGCGAGCGTGTTGGTGGCGGCGCCCCCGGGCAGCATCTGCGCGATGGTGGCCGTGTTGGCGAACTCCTTCGGGGTGAGCCAGCCGTGGCGCGCCACCACCAGCGACTCGATGATGGCCAGCACGCTCACCCCGCCGCCGAAGCCGACGAGCCCGAGGTAGAGGCTGAGCCGCAGCAGCTCGCCGAGCGAGGGGCGCGGCCGCGCCTTGGACGCGGGTGGGAGGGGGACAGGAGGCGTCGGCGCCGTCATCGGTGCCATTGATGGCACGCGCCGGCTGCCCGGGCGAGCGCCGCAGCGCGCCCGCTGCTCCCGGGCGAACGCTCCCGGGCCCGCAGACTGCGCTACTCGCCCGCGCGCCCCAGCAGGAAGGCCACGAGCAGCAGCGTGAGGACCACGCCGGTGATGCGGGTGAAGGTGCGGTCGCCCTGGCGCTGGAAGAGCACGAGCGAGAGCGCCACGCGCATGACGGGCGTCGCGATGAGCAGCAGCAGCCCCACCATCACGAAGGCCTGGCCGCTCGCGGCCGCCGCGCCCGCGAGCACCTCGGAGAGCGTGTGCACGCTGTGCTCGGGGCTGGTGAGGCGCTGCAGGGACTCGGCGCTGGAGAGGTAGTCCGGGTGGTGCACGAAGGAGAGCACCATGCCGCTCACCACGAAGGCGAGGCTGAGCAGCACCCCGGAGCGCAGCAGCCCGCTGATGAGCAGCTCCGCCCCCAGCGCCGTGTCCGCCACCTCGGCGGGCGCCGCCTGCACCGCGCCCGCCTCCCCCTCCACCTGCACCTCGGGACTCACCTCGCTCACGCGCGCACCCCCTTGAACAGCATCTGCGCGGACACCACCAGCAGCACCGCGACGAAGATCTGCCGCAGCCGCCGGTTCTGCAGCTTGCCCAGCATGCGCGAGCTCGCGGTCGCCCCCAGCACGATGCCCGCCGAGACGGGCCCCGCGATGAAGGGGTCGATGTCGCCGCGCGCGAAGTACACCCCGGCGCTCGCCGCCGCCGTCACGCCGATCATGAAGTTGCTCGTGGCGGTGCTCACCTTGATGGGCAGGCGCATGGCGAGGTCCATCGCCGGCACCTTCAGCGCCCCCGAGCCGATGCCCAGCAGCCCCGACACCGTGCCCGCCACGTACATGAGGCCCAGCCCCGTGCGCGCGCCCGTCACCTGGTAGGGCACCTCGCGCCCCTCGCTCTCGTCCCAGTAGCTGCCGTGCAGCCCGAGCCGGTCGCTCAGGTCGTCCGCCGGCACCGGCGCATCCAGGTCCCCGCGCGAGCGCAGCATGACGAGCGCGCTGTAGCCCATCACCACGCCGAAGATGAGGAAGAGCCAGCGCCCGCTCACGATGCCCGCGAGGAAGGCACCGGTGAGCGCGCCGGACACGGTGGCCAGCTCCAGGAACATCGCCACGCGCAGGTTCGCCATGCGCTCGCGCACGTAGGCGGCCGCGGCGCCGCTGGAGGTCGCGATGACCGAGACGATGGAGGCCCCGACCGCGTAGCGGATGTCCACACCGAGCGCCAAGGTGAGCACGGGTACGAGGATGAGTCCGCCGCCCAGGCCCAGCAGCGCGCCGAGCGCCCCCGAGCCGAGGGAGACGACGAAGAGGGTGAGCGCGAAGAGCAGAGGCGTCATGCAGTTCGCGCCATCCTGGCGACGTGCCAACGGGGCAGCAAGGAAGGCCTCTGGCTCGGCTCCTCGGTTGCCCCGGTGGGTGCGCGTGCTCCCGGCACCTACCTCCCTGTGTCGCCGTGCGGCGCGAATCCTCCGGCGCGCGCCCGGGCTCACACGGAAAAGGGCAGCGGCATGGCGCTGCGGCCCCCACCTCCTGGAGCTCTCCGTCCCCGTGCTCGCACTCGGCCTCTCGCTCGCTGTCCTCATGGGCCTCTCCCTCGGCCTGCTCGGCGGGGGCGGCTCCATCCTCACCGTCCCCATCTTCGTGTACGTGCTCGGCTTTCCCGCGAAGGAGTCCATCGCGATGGGGCTCGCGGTGGTGGGCACGACGAGCCTCGTCGGCGCGGCGCTGCACGGGCGCGCGGGCAACGTGCACCTGCGGGCGGCGCTCGCGTTCGGCGGGCTCGCAATGGCGGGCACCTGGCTGGGCGCGCGCCTCTCCGCGCACGTCCCGGGCACGCTGCAGCTGGTGGCCTTCGCCGCGGTGATGCTGGTGGCCGCGCTCCTCATGCTGCGCAGCGCAGGCCCGAAGCCCACCGCGGAGGCGGAGCGCGCGCCCGCGCGGCGCAGCCTCCCGCTCACGGCCGCGGTGAGCCTCGCGGTGGGACTGCTCACCGGGCTGGTGGGCGTGGGCGGCGGCTTCCTCATCGTCCCGGCGCTGGTGCTCTTCGCGGGGCTGCCCATGAAGCAGGCGGTGGGCAGCAGCCTGCTGGTCATCGCCCTCAACGCCTTCGTGGGCTTCGCGGGCTACCTCGGCCAGGTGCAGGTGCCGTGGGCGCTGCTGGGCGGGTTCACCCTGCTCGCGGCGGTGGGCATCGGGGTGGGGACTGCGCTCGTGCGCTTCGTCTCCCAGGCAGCCCTCAAGCGCGCCTTCTCCCTCTTCCTCGTGCTGATGGGCGCCTTCATCCTCTTCAAGAACCGCGCGGTGCTCACCGGCTCCGGTGCGCCGCCCGTCACCGCCGCGGCCGCCGCGGCCCGGCGTTAGAGCCTTCACGCGAAGCGAGGTCCTCCCCCATGACCCAGTTCCTCCCCTCCCTCCTCGGCGGCGTGCTCATCGGGCTCTCCGCCTCGCTGCTCCTCCTCTTCAACGGCCGCATCGCCGGCATCAGCGGCATCGCGGGCGGCCTGCTCGCTCCGGCGCGCGGCGAGGTGGGCTGGCGCCTCGCCTTCGTCGCAGGCCTGGTGGGCGGCGGCCTGCTGGTGCGCGCACTGATGCCCGGTGCGTTCGGCAATGCCGCGGCCGCAGCGCCCTCGGCCGGGCTCGTCGTGCTCGCGGGGCTGCTGGTGGGCTTCGGCACCCGGCTGGGCAACGGCTGCACCAGCGGCCACGGCGTGTGCGGGCTGAGCCGCGGCGCGACCCGCTCGCTCGCCGCGACGCTCACCTTCGTGGCCACCGGGATGCTCGCCGTCTTCCTCGTGCGCCAGCTGTCCGGAGGTGCCCTGTGAAGGCGCTGCTCGCGGCGCTCGGCGCGGGCCTCGTCTTCGCGCTGGGCCTCGGCCTGGGCGGGATGACCGACCCCGCGCGGGTGCGCGGCTTCCTCGACGTGACGGGCGCGTGGGACCCCAGCCTCGCCTTCGTGATGGGCGGCGCGCTGGGCACGCACGCGCTCCTGCGCCGGCTCATCCTGCGCACCCGCGCGCGGCCCCTGCTGGCCCCGGCCTTCCCCGACCTCTCGCACACCCGCGTGGACGCGCGGCTGCTCGGGGGCGCGGCCATCTTCGGCGTCGGCTGGGGGCTCGTCGGCTACTGCCCCGGCCCCGCCTTCACCGCGCTCGCGACCGGCGCGCCGGTGGCGCTGCTCTTCGTGGGCGCGATGCTGGCTGGGATGCTGCTCTTCCGCCTCTGGGAGCGCCGCTCGGCGCGGGCCTGATCAGACCGTGGGGACCGCGCGCGCGAGCGCCTGGCGCACGGCGGCGCGCACCTGGGCGGGCACCTCGTCGCCCGGGATGCGGCGGCAGAGGGAGACGGTGCTCTTGAGGGCGTCGCACGCGGCGGCGCACCGAGGGCAGCGCGAGAGGTGCTCCTCGAGGCGCACGCAGGCGGCCTGGTCGATCTCCTGCGCCGCGTAGGCCGCGAGCTCCTGGGCGAGCTCCGGGCAGCCGGCGCCCGGCGCATCCTCGCCGCGCTCGCCCAGCAGCGTGCTCAGGTTCTCGCGCAGCTGCAGTCGCGCGCGGTGCAGCCGGCTCTTGAGCGCGCGCACCTCGATGCCCACCACCTGCGCGGCCTCCTCCGCGGAGAGCCCCTCCACGTCGCGCAGGACGAGCGTCTCGCGCGCCGGCTCCGGCAGCGCGAGGATGGCCGCCTGCAGCACCTCGCCCATCTGCCGCGCGTGGGCGCGCGCGTCCGGGCCGCCCTCGTGCGCCGGCACCTGCTGCGCGTCCGGCGCATCGAGCGGCTGCAGCTCCTTCGGCGCGCCCGCGCGAGGGCGCCGCGCGCGCAGGCAGTGCGTGCGCGCGAGCGTGTAGAGCCAGGTGGACAGCTCCGCGTCGCCGCGGAACGCGTGCAGGCCCCGGAAGGCCGCGAGCAGCGTCTCCTGCAGCACCTCCTTCGCGTCCTCCTCGGAGCCGCACATGCGCAGGCCGAAGCGGTACACCTGCTTCTCGTGGCGCGCGAGCAGCTCCTCGAGCGCCCGGGAGTCGCCCGCCTTCGCTGCCTCGATGAGCTCGCGCTCGCTGCGCTTCATCCGGCCTTCCGCGCCACCAGCTGCACCACCGCGGCGCGGCCCGTGTGCAGGCGGCCCTCGCGCACGTCGCGCTCGAGCTCGTGCAGCGTGAGCAGCTCCAGCCCCGCAAAGTCCTCGCGCAGCTGCGCCGGCGTGTAGAGCAGCTCGGCCACGGGCGGCCCGCCGGTGCCGCGGCCCAGCTGCGCCGGGGTGTAGGCCTCGAGCAGCACGAGCCCGCCCGGGCGCAGGCCCTGCACCACCTCGCGGTGCACTCGGCTGCGCAGCGGCGGGGGCAGGTGGCAGAAGATGCACACCACGGCGTCCCAGCTCGCGGGCGCGATGCGGTAGTCGGCCAGGTCCGCGACCTGCGTCTGCAGCGCGACGCCGCGCTCGGCGGCGAGCCGCTGCGCCTTCTCCAGGCCCACGCGCGAGGCGTCCACCGCGCTCACGTGGTGTCCGAGCGAGGCGAGGTACACGCCGTTGCGCCCCTCGCCCTCGCCGAGGCTGAGCACGCGCGCGCCCGCGGGCAGCCGGGGCGCCACCTCCACGAGGAAGTCGTTGGGGCGGGTGCCGTAGGTGAAGTCGGCGCCGGAGAAGCGCGCGTCCCACTGCTGGGCGACGTTGGGGGGAGAGTCGGACACGGAGGACTCCTTGCCGAAGCGGTCCCCTCTCCCTCTGGGAGAGGGACGGGGTGAGGGATGTGGGTCTCTACCGCGCGCCCCGCTCCACGGGCATCCCCAGCTCGTTCACCGCGAGCATGCCGCCGGCGAGATTGTAGAGCCGGGTGAAACCGAGCGCGGCGAGCGCTTGCGCCGCCCTGCCCGAGCGATTTCCCGAGCGGCAGATGAGCAGCAGCGGCTGCTCGCGGGGCCAGGGGGCGCTGGCCGCCTCCACGGTGGCGAGCGGGACGAGCTCGGCGCCGGGCAGGTGGCCCAGCTCGCCGGTGTACTCGTGGGGCTCGCGCACGTCGACGAGGCGCAGCCCCGGGCCGAGCTGCGCGAGGGCGGTGGGAGGGACGTCGCGGTAGGGGATGGGCAGGGGACTCATCGGGCTCCTGGGGGTGGGGACTGAGGGTAGCCGCAGGCCCGGTTCGCGGGCACGGCGACGTCGATCTTCTTCGGCCGGGGCAGGTGCAGGTTGCGCATCACCTCGACGAACTGCTCGCGGGTCTTGCCGGCGAGGCGCGGGTTGTGTCGCTTCTCCTCGCCCACGCTCGTCACGGTGCGGCCCTGGTAGTCGTGCGCGGGGTAGAGCAGGGTGCTGTCGGGCAGCTCGAAGAGGACCCGGGTGATGGAGTCGTAGAGCTGCCCCGCGTCGCCGTTCTGGAAGTCGGTGCGGCCGTTGCCGCGCACCAGCAGCGCATCGCCGGTGAAGACGCGGCCCGCGAGCGCGTAGCTCACGCTGTCGTCCGTGTGACCGGGCGTCGCGAGCACGCGGAACGTGAGTCCGCCCACGCGCACCTCGTCGCCGTTGCGCACCTGCAGGTCGGCGCAGGCGGCGCCGCCCATGCCGCTCACCACCCGCGCTCCGGTGCGCTCGCGCAGTACGCCGGAGCCGGTGATGTGGTCCGCGTGCACGTGGGTGTCGAAGACGTGGGTGAGCGTGAGGTCCAGCTCCCGCACGAACTGCAGGTCGCGCTCGACCTGCTCGAGCACGGGGTCGATGAGCACGGCCCGCCCGCTCGCCGGGTCGCCCAGCAGGTAGGTGTAGGTGGAGGACTCGGCGTCGAAGAGCTGTCGGAAGATGGGAGTCATGGCTGCTCGCCTTTCCGGGTGAGAGCCAGCACGGACGCAAAGGATTCACCCCTGTCCTGCGGTGCGCTGCGGCCGTCCTCCACGGGCACGCGAGAGTGGCGCGAGAGGCACGGCCTCGAGAGGGAGAGGCCGGGGAGGGAACGGGGCTTCTCCGGGCGGGTGAAGCCGTCCAAGACTCGCGGGACAGGTGTCTCGAAGAGAGACGCCCCTCCCGGGCGCGGACCGGCGCGCGCTGCAGAAAGGTAAAATCCTATTTTACGTTTTTGCGCGACGCGGGCCGCCGCTCCCGAGGGAGCCCACACGCAGAGTGAAACGAGGCTCGGGGCGAGGAGGCGCGCGTAGACCGGCGCTTCTACTCTGCGCGGAGGCGGGGCGGCGCGGAGGAGGCGCGGAAGGAAGCTTCATTCCAGTCCCGAGCTGAGTGGAGCAGGTGGCGAGCCGCCTGGAAGGAAGCTTCATTCCAGGCGGTGACTCGGGGGTGCGCGGGCGCGAAGGCAGGCGTGTCACCCCTGAGCGCAGCTCGGCTGGCGGCGCCCCCCCGCGAGAGGCGCAGACGCTCCGTCGCCCTTCCGGTCTCGACGCCCCTTCGAGCACACTGCGCGCCCCTGGAGGCCCCATGCGTACGCTCTACCGCCCCGTCGGCCTGCGCGAGCTCGAATTGATCCTGGACGCAGACGCGCGCGCCTTCCCGCCGCGGCTGCCGGACCAGCCCGTCTTCTACCCCGTGCTCAACGAGGGCTACGCGGTGCAGATTGCCCGCGACTGGAACACGCCCGACGCGTTCTCCGGCTACGCGGGCTTCGTCACGGCCTTCGACCTCGAGGAGTCCTTCCTCGCGCGCTACGAGCGCAAGGTGGTGGGGGCGTCGCAGCACGAGGAGCTCTGGGTGCCGGCAGAAGAGTTGCGCGAGTTCAATGAACGCATCGTTGCTCGCATCCGTGTGACGCGCGCCTTCTACGGCGAGCGCTACGAGGGGCCTCAGCCGCCGAGCGCCTCCGTCCTCCAGGGGCGCGACCCGCGCGGGCAACTGCGCGTCCTGGGGGCGCTCGACGCGGCAGCACTCGCGCAGGAGGTGGAGCGCAGCTGGAAGCTCGTGCTCGCCAACCACGGCTTCTGGTCCGCGTGCGCACCTGCGCAGCAGGGCCTGTCCGAGGCTCAGGTGGCCAGCGCGCTCGGCGCTCTGCGCGAGGCCTGGGGGCGGCACTACACGGCCCTTCCACTTCCTCCCGGGGAGCTCGCCGCACCTCGCTGAGTGCCGTTGCCGCGAGCCGCGCATGCGGCTCATCGCCGCAGCCGTCCGCGCGCACCGGCCGAACGGGTCGGCTGCCTCGACCGCGAGGCTCTCGGGGACCGCGGAGGCCTCCCCGTCCGAACGCCCGGAGAGAGGCCGGGCAGTCTGTACCGCGCGCGGCCCCCCGCCCGCGCGGGGTTGGCGTTAAGCTGCCCTGTCCCGCGCCCGGCCATGCCCAAGACCCTCGCTCCGCTGCTGCTGCTGTGTGTCGCGCTCACCAGCGTGGGCGTGGGGATGGTGTCCCTGCTGCAGCGCGACCGCGCGCGCCTGGTCCAGGAGTTCGCCACGGACCGGCAGCGCCAGCTGGAGGAGGCCACGCGCGGCGTCGGCCAGGCGCTGCAGGAGATCGGCGACGACCTGCGCTTCGCCGGCGAGCTGATCAGCCAGCCCAGCTCCAGCTCGGACCACAAGCGCGAGCTGCGCGCGCTGATCGAGGTGGTGCGCCCCTACAAGGCCTTCCTGGTGCTGGACGCGGACGGCACCGAGCGGCTGCGGCTGCTGGACCGGCGCGCGGACAAGGGCTTCGCGCGCGGGCCGCACATGACGGCGCTGGTGGAGACGGCGCGGCGTGCGCTCGCGGCGCCGCCCGGCGAGGTGCTCACGTCCCAGCCCATCACCGGCATGCCGCAGGGCGCGTGGCTGCGCGCCTTCGCCACGGCGCTGCCGCCCGGCGAGGACCCGGCGGTGCCCGGCGGCAGCCCCGACCAGCGCCCTGGCGTGGTGGCGGTGCTGGTGGACACCGAGCCCTTCTTCGCGCCCGTGCACCTGATGACGAGCGACTGGGAGAACCGGCTGCTCCTGCTCGGCGCGCACGGGGCGCCCACGCCCGCGAGCGACCCCTGGCTGGTGGAGTGGTACCAGCGGCTGCGCGGGCCCGAGGGCAAGAAGGTGCCCAGCTACGCGAAGCTGCTGGAGCGCATGCGCGCGGGCGAGGCAGGCATCCAGAACCTCTCCGAGGACGAGGCGGACCGCCTGGGGCTGGGGCGCGCGGACGCCGTCGCCGTCTTCACGCCCATCCGCGCGCGCGGCACCAGCCACTGGAGCGTGGCCACGCTGCACTCCACCACCGAGCTGCGCAGCCACGAGCGCGGGCTCGTCTTGCGCCTGAGCCTCGCGGCGCTGCTGGTGACGGTGTTCATCGTCGCCTTCGGCGTGTACGTGCTGCTCGCGAGCAAGCGCGCGGTGGCGCTGCGCGAGTCGCGCCGGCACGCGCTGCGGCTCGCGCACCTGCACGACAAGACGCAGAAGATTTTGGACAACATCCCCACCGGCGTCCTCGCGCTCGCGGCGGACGGGCACATCAGCGCGGTGAACCAGGCGCTGCGCGAGCGGCTGCCGCAGGGCAGCGTGGGCGCGCCGCTCGCCGAGGCCTTCCCGCGCGCGCCCGAGGCCACCATGGCCCGCGTGCGCGCGCTGCTCGAGGCGGCCGTCACCGGAGGCAGCGTCACCAGCGTGCACGGCGAGCCGCTCGCGCTCTTCGGCGAGGAGGGCGTGTACTCGCTCCACGCGGTGCCACTCGAGCCCGCGGACCCCGAGGTGCGCACGCTGCTCGTGGTGGAGGACCTCTCCAACGTGCGCGCGCTCGAGTCGCAGCTGCTGCGCGCGGAGAAGCTCGCCACGGTGGGTGTGCTCGCGGCCGGCATCGCGCACGAGATCGGCACCCCGCTCGGCGTCGTGCGCGGGCGCGCCGAGTACGTGCAGGGAAAGCTCGGCCCCGCGCACCCGCAGAGCGCGGGCGTGGGCGTCATCGTGGAGCAGATCGACCGGGTGAGCCGCACGCTGCGCCAGCTGCTGGACTTCGCGCGCCTGCAGCGCGCGGTGGTGCGTCCGGTGCAACTCGCGCCCCTCGCGCGCAGCGTGCAGGAGCTGCTGCGGCTGGAGGGCGCGCGGCGCAAGGTGGCGCTCGAGCTGCAGCTGCCGGAGGCGCCGCTGCCGCCGCTCGCCGCGGACCCGGACCAGCTGCAGCAGGTGCTGGTGAACTTGTGCCTCAACGCGCTGGACGCCTGCAGCGAGGGCGGGCGCGTGTGCCTCGGCGCGAGCGCGCCCGCGCCCGGCGAGCACTGGGGCCTGGTCGCGCTGCGCGTGCAGGACGACGGCTGCGGCATCCCCCAGGAGAGCCTCAACCAGGTGTTCGACCCCTTCTTCACCACGAAGAAGCGCGGCCAGGGCACGGGGCTGGGCCTGAGCATGGTGGCGCAGATCGTGCGAAACCACGGCGGCCGGGTGGAGCTGGAGAGCGCGCCGGGCAAGGGCACCTGTGTGACCTTGTGGTGGCCGGTGGCGGAGCCCACGGGCAGCGAGACGGCGACGAAGCGCGAGGGCAGCGTGAAGGAGGAGCAGCGACGTGTCGGGTGAGTCAGGCCGGGGCGGGCAGCAGGGGCACCTGCTGGTGGTGGACGACCACGTGGAGATGGGGCGCATGCTCGCCGACCCGCTGCAGGACGCGGGCTACAGCGTGGAGCTGGCCACGAGCGGCCAGGACGCCATCGCGCGCGTGCGCGCCCGGCCCTTCGACGCGGTCCTGAGCGACCTGCGCATGGAGCAGGTGGACGGCTTCGACGTGCTCGCCGCCGTGCACGCGGTGGACGCGGAGACGCCGGTGCTGCTGATGACGGCCTTCGGCGGCGTGGAGAGCGCGGTGGAGGCGATGCGCCGCGGTGCCTACCACTACTTCACCAAGCCCTTCCGCCTGGACGAGGTGCTGCTCTACCTGGGCCGCGCGCTGCGCGACCGGGCGCTGCGCGCGGAGAACCGGGCGCTGCGCCAGGCGGTGCGCGAGCAGCAGGGCTTCAGTGCGCTCGTGGGCCGCAGCGCCCCGATGCGCGCGCTCTACGGGCTCATCGAGCGCGTGGCGCACTCGAGCGCCCCGGCGCTGCTGCGCGGCGAGAGCGGCACCGGCAAGGAGCTGGTGGCGCGCGCGCTGCACTTCGAGGGGCCGCGCAAGGGCGGGCCCTTCGTCGCCGTCAACTGCACCGCCTTGCCCGGCGCGCTGCTGGAGAGCGAGCTGTTCGGCCACGTGCGCGGCTCCTTCACCGGGGCCACCACGCCGCGGCGCGGGCTCTTCGTGGAGGCGGACGGCGGCACGCTGTTCCTCGATGAAGTGGCGGACATGGCGCCCGAGCTGCAGGCGAAGCTCTTGCGCGTGCTCGAGGACCACGAGGTGCGCGCGGTGGGCGCGGACAGCGCGCGCCGTGTGGACGTGCGCATCGTGGCGGCGACGCACCAGGACCTCGAGGCGCGGGTGAAGGACGGGCGGCTGCGCCAGGACCTCTTCTACCGCCTCAACGTGGTGACCCTGCGCCTGCCCCCCTTGCGCGAGCGGCGCGAGGACATCGCGCTGCTCGTCGAGCACTTCCTGCAGGCGGCGCGCGCGCGCAACCCGCGCGCCCGGGTGAAGGCGCTCGCGCCGGACGCGCTCGCCGCGCTCTCGCAGCTGCCCTTCCCCGGCAACGTGCGCGAGCTGGAGAACCTGCTCGAGCGGCTCGTGGTGCTGGGCGGCGAGGAGGTGGTGGACCTGGAGACCCTGCGCCTGCACGCACCCGGAGCGGGCGAGGCGCCGCACCCCCTGCAGCGCGCCCAGGCGCAGATCGTCACCCTGCGCCAGCTGGAGGGCGAGTACATCGCCTGGGTCGTGGCGCAGTGCGGCGGGAACAAGACCCGCGCCGCCGAGCTGCTGGGCATCGATGTGTCCACCATCCACCGCCGCGAGCGCGAGCGGGATGGCAATGCGCCACGGTAGCGTGGCGCGTTGCCAGGGTGGGGGTGGGGGAGTGGGTCCAACCCCCTGAAGTCCGGGCGCAAAGGGCCGGGGCACGCACCTTGCTGAAGCGTGTCTGTCCATGCGCACGAAGCCACAGCCCCCCTGCGCCCGCGTGCAGGGGGCGGACGCCCACCTCACGGCGCTGCTCGCGGACGTGCTGCGCGACGAGGGCGTGCAGGTCGCCGCCGGTGCCGCCGGTGCCGCGCCGGACCTGACGCTCGCGCTGGTGAGCCGTCCGGAGGCGCTGCCGCGGGCGCTCGCGCACACCCCGCAGGCGCCGGTCATCGTGCTGCTCCCCTTCGCGGAGGAGCGGCTGCAGCGCCGGGCGCTGGAGCTGGGCGCGCGCGGCTGCTTCGCGCTGGGGCAGCCGCTCGAGGCGCTGCGCGCGCTGGTGCGCGGCGTGCTGCACGGAGACTTCGCAGGCGAGGCAGCAGCAGCGGCACACGGGGGGGAGACGGCATGAGCAGCGGCAGGCCCACGCATCTGAAGCTGGTGACCTCTACCGGACTGAGTGCGCCTGGAGTGCGCGCTCCCGGGCTGCCGCTGCGCGAGGAGGCGCGGCAGGTGATGCTGCGGGTGGTGTCCGGCGGCAGCGGCGCGCTCGCGCCGGTGCGCCTGCCCGCGCCCGCGCCCCGCCGCCGCGCGCCGCTCCCCGAGCTGCGCTCCGGCGAGCGCCTCCTGCTGGACGACGACGAGGTGCTGATCACCACGGAGCGCTTCGTGGTGG is drawn from Aggregicoccus sp. 17bor-14 and contains these coding sequences:
- a CDS encoding response regulator transcription factor, translating into MRTKPQPPCARVQGADAHLTALLADVLRDEGVQVAAGAAGAAPDLTLALVSRPEALPRALAHTPQAPVIVLLPFAEERLQRRALELGARGCFALGQPLEALRALVRGVLHGDFAGEAAAAAHGGETA